The following coding sequences lie in one Bacillus sp. 2205SS5-2 genomic window:
- a CDS encoding GNAT family N-acetyltransferase, with protein sequence MKNYQTYDLSQQDQWNYYFNRLEDKDIYFSPKYCELYERNGDGKAILFIYHEQENFVYYPFFIRSLKDLPESINPSSGEEFFDITTPYGYGGPNPNLKGCEDEKGFLHRFHDVFHQYCVENNIITEFIRFHPLLQNQKYFDESFIHYSRNTVYIDTSIDKEEIWENYHSTHRNRIRKSLKNNFKIRHRSLKEHKDFRRLYYSTMNKNNALDYYYFSEQYLNNIEDLLEDNVYLVEVLLEGEVVVSSYFLQFGSYFHYHLLGSDEKYLNYLPGHFLIHYMSIWAKDKGAKYFHLGGGYSSEDLLLRFKKRFNKTGQIPFFVGKRIHCEEKYVELTKEILHQEDSYFPMYRHPKLFTKEVEVNS encoded by the coding sequence ATGAAAAATTATCAAACGTATGATCTTTCTCAACAAGACCAATGGAATTATTACTTCAATAGGCTAGAAGACAAAGACATTTACTTTTCTCCAAAATATTGCGAATTGTATGAAAGGAACGGGGATGGAAAAGCGATTCTTTTTATTTATCACGAACAAGAAAATTTTGTCTATTATCCATTTTTTATTCGTTCCTTAAAGGATCTCCCAGAATCAATCAACCCGTCCTCTGGAGAAGAGTTTTTTGACATCACAACCCCATATGGTTATGGAGGACCCAACCCCAATCTCAAGGGATGTGAAGATGAAAAGGGATTTCTACATCGATTTCATGATGTGTTTCATCAGTATTGCGTGGAGAATAACATCATAACAGAATTTATTCGTTTTCATCCATTATTACAAAATCAAAAGTATTTTGATGAGTCATTTATTCATTATAGTCGGAATACAGTTTACATCGATACCTCTATAGATAAAGAAGAAATTTGGGAGAATTATCATTCTACACATCGCAATCGCATAAGAAAATCGCTAAAAAATAACTTTAAGATTAGACATCGGTCTTTAAAGGAACATAAAGATTTCAGGCGTCTTTATTATTCTACAATGAACAAAAATAATGCGTTAGATTATTATTATTTTTCTGAACAATATTTAAACAATATCGAAGATTTGTTAGAAGACAATGTCTATTTAGTTGAAGTTCTATTAGAAGGTGAGGTAGTAGTCTCCAGCTATTTTCTTCAATTTGGATCTTATTTTCATTATCATTTACTTGGCTCGGATGAAAAATATTTAAATTATCTACCAGGCCATTTCTTAATTCACTATATGTCGATATGGGCAAAAGACAAGGGGGCAAAATATTTCCATTTAGGTGGTGGCTATTCCTCGGAAGACTTGCTTCTACGTTTTAAAAAAAGGTTTAACAAAACTGGACAAATCCCATTCTTTGTAGGGAAGAGGATTCACTGTGAAGAAAAATATGTTGAACTCACTAAAGAAATTTTGCATCAAGAGGATAGTTACTTTCCGATGTATCGTCATCCAAAGTTGTTTACAAAAGAAGTGGAGGTCAATTCGTAA
- a CDS encoding O-antigen ligase family protein, whose amino-acid sequence MEGNHSSQSNRMRIFLLFFSVTLANFYFYIGFAVKPYMLFSLLFVLIHLTKFYFHRLQIFEVGMLLFYLSYMYTGTFALYPSASLRIIFGIIIYITCYFIMKVMIGDADDKDIDKAIGDVGIVFNASSLILYVLGLQAFQFLFEGDGISKFGVLMDRNYPRLIGLLQDPNFFIFYNTIFISYFLCNSNTLKNKVGLLLSLLTTFLTFSRGGLLAVISIFLVFMLMNNLAKNIKFLITGLLTFSCIAYISVVMLKFDAIGILNSRVQDFSSDGGSGRFTLWARAWDYFEGHILVGLGAFNFSSYNFYNFGDTQTVHNTYLDILSESGLIGITSFCFFLLLVIYQLFKHNIHREKPYLFITFIAYLLQFASLSVIINDMFFLYMAILATYLHKLQFSQNRYTRRYPKPILKPLIYSR is encoded by the coding sequence ATGGAAGGTAATCATTCTTCACAATCTAATCGTATGCGCATATTTTTATTGTTTTTTTCAGTAACACTTGCCAACTTTTACTTTTACATTGGATTTGCAGTCAAACCCTATATGCTATTCTCGCTGTTATTCGTACTCATTCATTTAACCAAGTTCTACTTTCACCGCTTGCAAATCTTTGAGGTTGGTATGTTGTTATTTTATTTATCCTACATGTATACAGGTACATTTGCGCTGTATCCTTCCGCAAGTCTACGAATCATTTTTGGAATAATTATATACATCACCTGCTACTTTATTATGAAGGTAATGATTGGTGATGCAGATGATAAAGATATTGATAAAGCAATTGGTGATGTTGGTATTGTCTTTAATGCAAGTAGTTTAATATTATACGTCCTTGGACTTCAGGCCTTTCAGTTTCTTTTTGAAGGCGATGGTATTTCTAAGTTTGGTGTTCTAATGGATCGTAATTATCCAAGGTTAATAGGGTTATTACAAGACCCAAATTTTTTTATTTTCTATAATACTATTTTTATTAGCTATTTTCTTTGTAATAGTAATACTTTAAAAAATAAAGTTGGTTTACTTCTTTCTTTATTGACAACCTTCCTAACCTTTTCAAGGGGTGGGTTGCTCGCGGTGATAAGTATTTTCCTTGTATTCATGCTTATGAATAATTTAGCTAAAAACATAAAATTTCTTATTACAGGATTACTGACTTTTAGTTGTATAGCCTATATATCTGTAGTCATGCTGAAATTTGATGCTATTGGCATATTAAATTCACGTGTACAAGATTTTTCGAGCGATGGTGGAAGTGGAAGGTTCACTCTATGGGCAAGAGCGTGGGATTATTTTGAAGGTCATATATTAGTAGGCCTAGGTGCATTTAACTTTTCAAGTTACAATTTCTATAATTTTGGAGACACTCAAACGGTACATAATACTTATTTAGATATCCTCTCAGAATCTGGACTAATAGGTATTACTAGCTTCTGTTTCTTTCTTCTGTTAGTAATCTATCAGCTTTTTAAACACAATATTCATCGTGAAAAGCCTTATCTATTTATTACTTTTATCGCATATCTTCTCCAATTTGCCTCTTTGTCGGTTATTATAAACGATATGTTTTTTCTATATATGGCAATATTGGCAACCTATTTACATAAACTTCAATTTTCTCAAAATCGTTATACGAGAAGATACCCAAAACCAATATTAAAACCATTAATATATTCACGATAG
- a CDS encoding aminotransferase class I/II-fold pyridoxal phosphate-dependent enzyme codes for MILTEKKIYLSAPHMTGNERKYIDQAFDTNWVAPLGPNVDEFEKCVAKYVGVDHALALNSGTAAIHLALKLCNVAPGDIVFCSTLTFVASVNPILYEKGIPVLIDSDEETWNMSPKALKKAFIEAVKNHKLPKAVIVVNLYGHSANMDEIIALCNQYDVPIIEDAAESLGAEYKGRKSGTFGKYGIYSFNGNKIITTSGGGMLVSNDKEAMERAKFLATQAKDPALHYQHSQIGYNYRMSNILAGIGRSQMEVIEERVEAKRWIFCRYEQELGEIKGINMMKESPDVKHNRWLTSMTIDTDLLGITPRALIEFLKEENIESRPIWKPLHLQPLLEQCAFFPHDEKGSISEKLFQTGICLPSGTNMDELDITRVIACIKRFISLNKEEERELFLMP; via the coding sequence ATGATTTTGACAGAAAAGAAAATCTATCTTTCAGCTCCTCATATGACAGGAAACGAGCGAAAATATATTGACCAAGCGTTTGATACGAATTGGGTTGCTCCTCTAGGTCCTAACGTAGATGAATTTGAAAAATGTGTCGCCAAATACGTTGGGGTTGATCATGCATTAGCTTTAAATTCCGGAACAGCAGCCATTCACTTAGCACTAAAACTTTGTAATGTCGCACCAGGCGATATAGTCTTCTGTTCAACTCTGACCTTTGTCGCAAGTGTAAATCCCATTTTATATGAAAAGGGAATTCCCGTATTAATCGATTCAGATGAAGAAACGTGGAATATGAGCCCGAAAGCATTGAAAAAAGCATTTATTGAAGCAGTCAAAAATCATAAACTGCCCAAAGCTGTCATTGTAGTAAACCTTTATGGTCATAGTGCAAACATGGATGAAATTATTGCTCTTTGTAATCAGTATGATGTGCCGATTATCGAAGACGCAGCTGAATCGCTGGGCGCAGAATATAAGGGAAGAAAGAGTGGAACGTTTGGAAAGTACGGAATCTATTCATTTAATGGAAATAAAATCATAACAACTTCAGGTGGTGGAATGCTCGTTTCAAATGATAAGGAAGCAATGGAAAGAGCGAAATTTTTAGCCACACAGGCTAAGGATCCTGCGCTCCACTATCAGCATAGTCAAATAGGATATAATTATCGAATGAGTAATATTTTAGCAGGTATTGGAAGATCACAAATGGAAGTAATCGAAGAAAGAGTGGAAGCAAAACGGTGGATTTTTTGTCGATATGAACAAGAATTAGGTGAGATAAAAGGGATTAACATGATGAAAGAATCTCCAGATGTAAAACATAATCGGTGGTTAACAAGCATGACTATTGATACAGATTTGTTGGGTATTACACCAAGGGCTCTTATTGAATTTCTAAAAGAAGAGAATATTGAATCGCGTCCCATCTGGAAACCATTACATCTTCAACCACTCCTAGAGCAATGCGCATTTTTCCCTCATGATGAGAAGGGGAGTATTTCAGAAAAACTATTTCAAACAGGAATCTGTCTTCCGTCAGGGACAAATATGGATGAGCTAGATATAACTAGGGTAATAGCATGTATAAAACGATTTATCTCCCTGAATAAAGAAGAAGAGAGAGAGTTATTTTTAATGCCTTGA
- a CDS encoding polysaccharide biosynthesis protein, with amino-acid sequence MSKTNRLWSLVAIDTLIIFISIYLSTLLLFPNSPIFTLSLFILSGLLVLSHLILATFYKLYKRAWEYASLDEILIIIKSVSLSIIFVMGFQWLVSDDVYFRVLISTWMLQVILISASRVSWRLVMKEVKHQNTTRKKRTLIIGAGSAGTLVARQLRQSQECELYPVAFIDDDKRKQHLDIQCIPVVGGMNVLKEKVDQLNIENIVIAIPSLNKKQLNEIYTMCQQTNKTTQMLPMFEDLVTGKIAVNEIKEVDVSDLLGREPIELDTYSIQKYISGGVVVITGAGGSIGSEICRQISAFHPAQLVLLGRGENSIYSIEMELRALQSKGINIVTEIADVRDRDKMFTIMKKYKPTAVFHAAAHKHVPLMERNPDEAVSNNIFGTKNVAEAADAAEVEIFVMISTDKAVNPTSVMGASKRIAEMIVQNLDQHSVTRFVAVRFGNVLGSRGSVIPLFKKQIMKGGPVTVTHPDMERFFMTIPEASRLVLQAAALAKGGEIFVLDMGEPVRIVDLAKNLIKLSGLTEEEVGITYTGMRPGEKLYEELLNDGEEETQQVHPKIYVGKSLDINTYAVLEQIKNFEEMDENSLRRSLLEIAKNPEQLIPKTVVS; translated from the coding sequence TTGAGTAAAACCAATCGTCTTTGGTCTTTAGTAGCAATTGATACACTAATTATCTTCATATCGATCTATTTGAGTACACTGTTGTTATTCCCAAATTCACCGATTTTCACTCTATCATTATTTATTCTATCTGGATTGTTGGTTCTTTCACATCTTATTCTGGCAACCTTTTATAAACTGTATAAGCGTGCCTGGGAATATGCCAGTTTAGATGAAATACTTATTATTATTAAGTCGGTTAGTCTTTCAATCATTTTTGTGATGGGCTTTCAATGGCTGGTATCTGACGACGTATATTTCAGAGTTCTCATTTCTACATGGATGCTTCAAGTTATACTCATAAGCGCTTCGAGAGTTTCGTGGAGACTAGTAATGAAAGAGGTAAAACACCAAAATACAACGAGAAAAAAGCGCACACTTATTATTGGCGCTGGATCAGCGGGGACATTAGTTGCTAGGCAATTAAGGCAGAGTCAAGAGTGCGAACTGTATCCGGTTGCATTCATCGATGACGATAAAAGAAAGCAACATCTTGATATTCAATGCATTCCGGTTGTAGGTGGGATGAATGTACTTAAGGAAAAGGTAGATCAATTAAATATTGAAAATATCGTCATCGCCATACCTTCATTGAATAAAAAGCAGCTAAATGAAATATATACGATGTGTCAACAAACAAATAAAACTACTCAGATGCTACCAATGTTTGAAGACTTAGTTACTGGAAAAATAGCAGTAAATGAAATAAAAGAAGTAGATGTAAGCGACTTACTAGGGAGAGAACCAATAGAACTAGATACCTACTCTATACAAAAGTATATTTCAGGAGGTGTCGTAGTGATAACTGGGGCAGGAGGATCGATTGGTTCTGAAATCTGTCGTCAAATTTCAGCATTCCATCCTGCACAACTCGTCCTGTTAGGAAGAGGAGAAAACAGTATCTATTCAATAGAGATGGAATTGAGAGCTCTTCAAAGTAAAGGAATAAACATAGTTACAGAAATTGCAGATGTTAGAGATCGAGATAAGATGTTTACCATAATGAAAAAATATAAACCAACGGCTGTTTTTCATGCAGCTGCTCATAAGCACGTTCCACTGATGGAACGAAACCCTGATGAAGCAGTGTCAAATAATATTTTTGGTACAAAGAATGTAGCCGAAGCCGCTGATGCTGCTGAAGTAGAAATTTTTGTGATGATTTCAACAGATAAAGCTGTTAATCCTACAAGTGTCATGGGTGCATCCAAACGCATCGCAGAAATGATAGTTCAAAACTTAGATCAACACAGTGTAACCAGATTTGTTGCGGTTCGTTTTGGTAATGTACTTGGGAGCCGAGGGAGTGTCATTCCACTATTTAAGAAGCAAATTATGAAAGGTGGACCTGTAACCGTGACACATCCGGACATGGAGCGCTTTTTTATGACCATTCCAGAAGCGTCAAGGCTCGTTTTACAAGCGGCTGCTTTAGCAAAGGGTGGAGAGATTTTTGTTTTAGATATGGGGGAACCTGTGAGAATTGTAGATCTAGCAAAGAACTTGATTAAATTAAGCGGCCTTACAGAAGAAGAAGTGGGCATTACTTATACGGGGATGAGACCTGGCGAAAAGTTATACGAAGAATTATTAAATGATGGAGAGGAAGAAACTCAACAAGTACACCCAAAAATCTATGTTGGGAAATCTCTAGATATAAATACTTATGCAGTTCTAGAGCAAATTAAAAACTTTGAGGAAATGGATGAAAATTCCTTGCGAAGATCTCTATTAGAAATTGCGAAAAACCCAGAACAGCTTATTCCAAAAACAGTTGTAAGTTAA
- a CDS encoding GNAT family N-acetyltransferase, producing MEIAIKPLKNENIDKIPSLISMGLEPFIFNRTIYSCHGYDEYIKKQLNEESEEVRWFGVYHRTKGLIGCSEWRLLDDSLLLNNLFVHPEFRGLQIGTKLLFEQGVDLAVFHKKKRIILDVFDHNSVAKGWYQSIGFRVIKSKFWYQIPFPDVGGSGEKTILMLNEEEAKRTHQKFGFSMLKWKTENGIASIGRIKHTLYRIVTPMGLEDLSLLYEMKRYDDNRQILLITEQTQPYDILCTNDRMEISVEELRESEERMLAKRGSIHEKLSNV from the coding sequence TTGGAAATTGCCATAAAACCTTTAAAAAACGAAAATATAGACAAAATACCAAGCTTAATTTCCATGGGATTGGAGCCGTTCATCTTCAATAGAACTATTTATAGTTGTCATGGGTACGATGAATATATAAAAAAACAGCTAAATGAAGAGAGTGAGGAAGTTAGGTGGTTTGGAGTTTATCACCGAACAAAGGGTTTAATTGGATGTTCGGAATGGAGATTACTTGATGATTCTCTTTTATTAAATAATCTATTTGTTCATCCGGAATTTCGTGGACTTCAAATTGGAACAAAGCTGTTATTTGAGCAGGGGGTCGATTTAGCGGTATTTCATAAGAAAAAAAGGATTATTCTAGATGTGTTTGACCACAATTCAGTCGCGAAGGGATGGTACCAATCCATAGGTTTTAGAGTTATTAAATCAAAATTTTGGTATCAAATTCCATTTCCGGATGTAGGAGGTAGCGGAGAAAAAACGATTCTTATGTTAAATGAAGAAGAAGCAAAGAGAACTCATCAAAAATTTGGTTTTTCAATGTTGAAATGGAAAACAGAAAATGGAATAGCCTCAATCGGGAGAATAAAACACACACTTTACCGAATAGTGACTCCGATGGGTCTCGAAGATTTGTCACTATTATATGAAATGAAGCGTTATGATGATAATCGGCAAATTCTTTTGATAACAGAACAAACACAGCCGTATGACATACTTTGTACAAATGACCGAATGGAGATATCGGTAGAAGAACTTAGAGAAAGTGAGGAAAGAATGTTAGCGAAAAGGGGGAGTATTCATGAAAAATTATCAAACGTATGA
- a CDS encoding glucosamine inositolphosphorylceramide transferase family protein, whose product MVKGNEIGFGLIHDGDELTLWEQKVLKKLVVIEGVGLRFIILKKRNIQFFKKIKDSLLKEKLSSTQIIFVTSELQTFLTDKDKKQLDTTSLDFLLYLGNEGVNSEFNKFAKHGVWQFHFGNPQESDSPWALLQSFSKGHLVTPAILYRIKYRENKREIIMKGHLPSIPYSYNKHRKHLKSAVSSWPAQMCNRLLGGDNLEIDSEIRIVERSKSHAHIHWSFVLTTIKQSFKRVIDKLFLYENWSIGIVKQPIYTFLENNTPKIEWLSLKKNSYIADPFGYLNDEGEVEILAEEVDMVGSKGYIKSFLLNKDAKITSSQAVIKQREHMSYPYLVKEAGKTYCIPETSEANEVVIYQLENKSWKKKAVLLEGVKAIDSTVIKHAGYWWLFCTISNETTKSEHSELHLYYSEDLFEGWTSHVQNPVKINIGSSRPAGTLFIHENTLYRPAQDCSISYGEQIIVNQIITLSTTSFKEQEFTRVIADQTSPYPHGIHTISAIGEWTLVDGKRSSHSFYNCIPKLSKLLKLMTVRRIEQNQQLKVVTRNIDRKEIDG is encoded by the coding sequence ATGGTTAAAGGCAATGAAATTGGCTTTGGTCTTATCCATGATGGAGATGAATTAACCCTGTGGGAACAAAAAGTATTGAAAAAGCTAGTGGTTATTGAAGGAGTGGGACTACGGTTTATTATCTTGAAAAAACGGAATATTCAATTTTTTAAGAAGATAAAAGATAGTCTGCTAAAAGAAAAATTAAGTTCGACACAGATTATCTTTGTTACTAGTGAGTTGCAAACGTTTCTCACTGATAAAGACAAAAAACAACTGGATACAACCTCTTTAGACTTTTTGCTTTATTTAGGTAACGAGGGTGTGAATAGTGAATTTAATAAATTTGCAAAGCATGGGGTTTGGCAATTTCATTTTGGAAATCCTCAAGAAAGTGATTCCCCTTGGGCACTTTTACAGAGCTTCAGTAAAGGGCACTTAGTAACACCAGCAATTCTTTATAGAATAAAATACAGAGAAAACAAAAGGGAAATTATCATGAAGGGACATTTGCCTTCTATTCCTTATTCCTACAATAAGCATAGGAAGCACTTGAAATCAGCAGTATCTTCTTGGCCAGCACAGATGTGTAACAGACTTCTTGGTGGAGACAATCTAGAGATAGACTCCGAGATCAGAATAGTTGAAAGAAGTAAGTCGCATGCCCATATCCATTGGTCGTTTGTTTTAACGACAATTAAGCAATCTTTCAAACGAGTGATCGACAAATTATTTTTATATGAAAACTGGAGTATTGGGATTGTCAAACAACCGATCTATACATTCTTAGAAAATAACACACCGAAGATTGAATGGCTCTCCTTAAAGAAAAATTCCTATATTGCAGATCCTTTTGGATATTTAAATGACGAAGGCGAAGTCGAGATATTAGCTGAAGAAGTAGACATGGTTGGGTCGAAAGGGTATATCAAATCCTTTTTACTAAACAAAGATGCAAAGATCACTAGTTCACAAGCAGTTATTAAGCAACGAGAACATATGTCCTACCCATATCTTGTGAAGGAAGCAGGGAAGACCTATTGTATCCCGGAAACATCTGAAGCAAATGAAGTAGTAATTTACCAACTTGAAAACAAATCATGGAAGAAAAAAGCTGTGTTACTAGAGGGAGTGAAGGCCATTGACTCAACGGTAATTAAGCATGCGGGTTATTGGTGGTTATTTTGTACCATTAGTAATGAAACAACGAAAAGTGAGCATAGTGAATTACATCTATACTACTCGGAAGATTTGTTTGAGGGGTGGACATCACATGTTCAAAATCCAGTTAAAATAAATATTGGTTCTAGTCGTCCGGCAGGTACACTTTTCATTCACGAGAATACTCTCTACCGACCTGCGCAGGATTGTTCTATCTCTTACGGCGAACAAATTATCGTTAATCAAATTATTACTTTATCAACAACGTCTTTTAAAGAACAGGAATTTACTCGGGTTATAGCCGATCAAACTAGTCCTTACCCTCATGGAATTCACACGATATCAGCAATAGGTGAGTGGACGTTAGTTGATGGTAAGCGGTCAAGTCATTCTTTCTATAATTGTATTCCTAAACTATCTAAACTATTGAAATTAATGACGGTCAGACGAATTGAGCAAAATCAGCAATTGAAAGTAGTTACAAGAAATATCGACAGAAAGGAAATTGATGGATGA
- a CDS encoding sugar transferase, with product MKRIVDTLVSALLLLITSPIWLTAALLVSISMGRPILFKQVRVGKDEELFNIYKFRTMNEEVDNKGRLLMDEQRLTKLGGFLRSYSIDELPQLVNIIKGDMSLVGPRPLLPRYLPYYTEKEQIRHSVRPGITGLAQINGRNTIGWNQRLAFDSFYVENYSMGLDLKILFQTVKMIGNKKDIQVVTTIQMVDLDQERKEKSVLQEG from the coding sequence ATGAAGCGGATAGTAGATACTCTTGTAAGCGCCTTACTTCTTCTTATTACATCACCAATTTGGCTTACAGCTGCACTATTAGTCAGCATTAGTATGGGAAGACCGATTCTTTTTAAACAGGTAAGGGTTGGGAAAGATGAAGAGCTATTTAACATCTATAAATTTAGAACTATGAATGAAGAGGTTGATAATAAAGGACGTTTGTTAATGGATGAACAACGATTGACCAAATTAGGTGGGTTTCTACGTTCCTACAGTATTGATGAGTTGCCTCAATTAGTGAATATTATCAAAGGTGATATGAGTCTTGTTGGTCCAAGACCACTGTTGCCAAGATATCTTCCATATTATACAGAAAAAGAACAAATTCGACATTCTGTGAGGCCTGGGATTACTGGGCTTGCCCAAATCAACGGACGTAACACAATTGGATGGAATCAAAGACTAGCATTTGATTCCTTTTATGTAGAAAATTATTCAATGGGTCTTGATTTGAAGATACTCTTCCAAACAGTAAAAATGATTGGAAATAAAAAGGATATTCAGGTTGTGACTACAATCCAGATGGTAGATCTTGATCAGGAACGCAAAGAAAAAAGTGTTTTACAGGAGGGATAG
- a CDS encoding glycosyltransferase family 4 protein: MNVLLLTDKLITGGAEYYFCKLENDLQSPDITFFSAAAGGELITRLKHSDRYIPITRQQHLKNLRQLRKRIIDHEIDLIHANSLRMVLYSIMLKKLLNRPLKLIYTKHNVTYLEKKKPLIFRRLLKNYVDKIITVSNFEKHNLTSLGIPPEQIETIYNGVDLKRFKFKSKQEKSVKKVGILARLSVEKNHRLFLEIAKECEKNPLLQFYIAGDGPEEESIVSMISQLNLFDKVKLVGRVNQPEKFISEMDILLLTSHLEVFPMVIIEAMAVGTLIISIDRGGIGEAIVDGETGFLIANPEASLFSKRIHSLALDSQVNHRIIHEARAKAESEYSAEQMVDKTLQQYLIYQSEKSLC, translated from the coding sequence ATGAATGTCCTTTTACTAACCGATAAGCTAATTACCGGAGGAGCAGAATATTATTTTTGTAAATTAGAAAATGATTTACAATCTCCGGATATAACTTTCTTTTCTGCCGCTGCGGGAGGAGAATTGATAACTAGACTGAAACATAGTGATCGGTATATTCCTATTACTAGACAACAGCATCTAAAAAACCTCCGTCAGCTTCGAAAGAGAATCATAGATCACGAAATTGATTTAATTCATGCCAATAGTCTTAGGATGGTCTTGTATTCCATTATGCTAAAAAAACTCCTTAATCGGCCTTTAAAATTAATCTATACGAAGCACAATGTGACGTATTTGGAAAAAAAGAAACCACTAATTTTTCGACGTTTATTAAAAAATTATGTTGATAAAATTATTACTGTGAGTAATTTTGAGAAACATAATTTAACTTCATTAGGAATACCGCCAGAACAGATAGAAACGATATACAATGGCGTAGATTTGAAGCGTTTTAAATTCAAGTCAAAACAAGAGAAAAGTGTAAAAAAAGTGGGTATTCTTGCACGACTTTCTGTTGAGAAAAACCATCGTCTTTTTTTAGAAATTGCAAAAGAATGTGAAAAAAATCCATTACTTCAATTTTATATTGCAGGAGATGGACCTGAAGAAGAATCGATAGTATCCATGATTTCACAATTAAATTTATTTGATAAAGTGAAATTGGTCGGAAGGGTCAATCAACCAGAAAAATTTATTAGTGAGATGGATATCCTTCTCTTAACGTCACATCTTGAAGTGTTTCCAATGGTCATAATCGAAGCAATGGCGGTGGGAACGCTGATTATATCCATAGATAGAGGAGGGATCGGTGAGGCAATTGTCGACGGAGAAACAGGTTTTTTAATCGCCAATCCAGAAGCTTCTCTCTTTTCAAAAAGAATCCATTCACTTGCCTTAGATTCACAGGTTAATCATAGAATTATCCACGAAGCAAGAGCCAAAGCCGAAAGTGAGTACTCAGCAGAACAAATGGTGGACAAGACGCTACAACAATATTTGATTTATCAATCTGAAAAGAGTTTGTGTTAA